From Bosea sp. NBC_00550, the proteins below share one genomic window:
- a CDS encoding DUF1499 domain-containing protein produces the protein MHRRLVFEEPVSRAAIWSRRLAWFSLAVLLLSLLLVRLREPSIEGLAPVAGAYVFVFAALGLAILAFIRIWQSGHRGVGKAAWAMLLSLVLLVPLGYVAVKLVTRPALADISTDIDDPPAFSRSQIAQTARAGRVPPDVPAERRRLQRQAYPKAVPILLEVPAEIAFDVARRAATGLGWQVLETTRPGGRSGAGRIEAVARGRMLHFSEDITIRVRPRVDGSRIDIRSASRLGSHDLGVNATRIAAFSDEIELLMENR, from the coding sequence TCGTCTTCGAGGAACCGGTTTCACGCGCGGCCATCTGGAGCCGGCGGCTGGCCTGGTTCTCGCTCGCGGTGCTGCTGCTGTCGCTGCTGCTCGTCCGGCTGCGGGAGCCGAGCATCGAAGGGCTCGCGCCGGTCGCCGGTGCCTATGTCTTCGTCTTTGCGGCGCTCGGGCTGGCGATCCTCGCCTTCATCCGCATCTGGCAGTCCGGCCATCGCGGCGTCGGCAAGGCGGCCTGGGCGATGCTGCTGTCGCTGGTCCTGCTGGTGCCGTTGGGCTATGTCGCGGTGAAGCTCGTGACCAGGCCCGCCCTGGCTGATATCTCGACCGATATCGACGACCCGCCTGCCTTCAGTCGGTCGCAGATAGCGCAGACGGCAAGGGCCGGGCGCGTGCCACCGGATGTGCCGGCCGAGCGCAGGCGCCTGCAGCGCCAAGCCTATCCCAAGGCGGTGCCCATTCTCCTGGAGGTTCCGGCCGAGATCGCCTTCGACGTCGCGCGCCGCGCCGCGACCGGGCTCGGCTGGCAGGTGCTGGAAACGACCCGGCCGGGCGGGCGCAGCGGGGCCGGGCGGATCGAGGCGGTCGCGCGCGGCCGCATGCTGCATTTCTCGGAGGACATCACGATCCGGGTCAGGCCGCGCGTCGACGGCAGCCGGATCGACATTCGCTCGGCTTCACGGCTGGGCAGCCACGATCTCGGAGTCAACGCGACGCGCATCGCCGCATTCTCCGACGAGATCGAGCTGCTGATGGAGAATCGCTGA